One region of Thiorhodovibrio frisius genomic DNA includes:
- a CDS encoding pyrophosphohydrolase domain-containing protein translates to MADKTANPDSYDAMLAAVQAFHDKHRFRETGGEDMVYRIALMTEELGEISASVTKGKAYEHLAEEIADLCILLLGTAISADVDLKTAFWQKMAKLDLREARMISGRIRVSAFKDNPEQQDPGQQDSGRA, encoded by the coding sequence ATGGCTGACAAAACAGCAAACCCCGACTCCTACGACGCCATGCTGGCGGCGGTGCAGGCATTTCATGACAAACACCGCTTTCGCGAGACTGGCGGCGAGGATATGGTCTATCGCATCGCGCTAATGACCGAGGAACTCGGCGAAATTTCCGCCAGTGTAACTAAGGGCAAAGCCTATGAACACCTGGCCGAGGAAATCGCCGATCTCTGCATCCTGCTGCTCGGCACCGCCATCTCCGCCGATGTCGATCTGAAAACCGCCTTCTGGCAGAAAATGGCCAAGCTTGACCTGCGCGAAGCGCGCATGATTAGCGGTCGCATCCGCGTGTCTGCCTTCAAGGACAACCCCGAGCAACAAGATCCCGGGCAGCAAGATTCTGGGCGCGCATGA
- the gmhB gene encoding D-glycero-beta-D-manno-heptose 1,7-bisphosphate 7-phosphatase encodes MSVKLVILDRDGVINQDSDAYIKSPDEWQSIPNSPQAIARLNNAGWTVTVATNQSGIGRGLFDHDQLALIHQKMTRELATVGARIEAIAYCPHRPDNGCTCRKPRTGLLESLARRFGVSLTGVPVIGDALRDVQAAMAVGARPLLVHTGKGKRTLATHGVELNHVEQFPDLFAAVDALLQEH; translated from the coding sequence ATGAGTGTGAAGCTTGTCATCCTCGACCGCGACGGCGTCATCAACCAGGACTCGGACGCCTACATCAAATCACCTGATGAGTGGCAGTCCATTCCCAACAGCCCCCAGGCGATTGCGCGGCTGAACAACGCCGGCTGGACAGTCACAGTCGCCACTAATCAGTCTGGCATTGGACGCGGCCTGTTCGATCACGACCAACTCGCGCTCATCCACCAGAAAATGACCCGGGAACTCGCCACGGTAGGCGCGCGCATTGAGGCCATCGCCTACTGTCCGCATCGCCCGGACAATGGCTGCACCTGCCGCAAACCCCGCACCGGGCTGCTAGAATCCCTGGCGCGCCGCTTTGGGGTATCGCTCACCGGCGTGCCGGTGATTGGCGATGCCTTGCGCGATGTGCAAGCGGCCATGGCGGTCGGCGCACGCCCGCTGCTGGTCCACACCGGCAAAGGCAAGCGCACCCTGGCAACCCATGGCGTCGAGCTCAATCATGTCGAGCAATTTCCCGATCTCTTCGCAGCAGTCGACGCGCTGCTGCAAGAACACTAG
- a CDS encoding lysophospholipid acyltransferase family protein, which yields MLYLRSAIFNLFFSAVSIGYSIAIVLASPIVSECALGHLGNAWSRTSLVLLRVICGLDIKVSGREHLPDHAVVILSKHSSAWETVALRPLFPCRQAWVLKRELLSIPFFGWALGRFHPIAIDRNSPRQALKQVLTQGEISLKANRWVVLFPEGTRVAPGERGRYNISGAKLAERTGTDVLPIAHNSGVFWGRRAFTKRPGCIHLVVGAPISSQNRSAAEINRLAEDWIETTVASLPDLQTRN from the coding sequence ATGCTCTATCTTCGCTCCGCCATTTTTAACCTCTTTTTTAGTGCTGTCAGCATCGGCTACAGCATCGCCATCGTGCTGGCCTCGCCCATCGTGTCCGAGTGCGCGCTGGGCCACCTCGGCAACGCATGGTCGCGCACCTCTCTCGTATTGCTGCGAGTTATCTGTGGACTGGACATCAAGGTGAGCGGGCGCGAGCATCTGCCAGATCATGCGGTGGTGATTCTGTCCAAACATTCATCAGCTTGGGAAACCGTCGCGCTTCGCCCCCTGTTTCCCTGCCGCCAGGCATGGGTGCTAAAGCGCGAACTGCTATCCATTCCCTTCTTCGGCTGGGCGCTGGGTCGTTTTCACCCCATCGCCATTGACCGCAACTCGCCAAGGCAGGCACTTAAGCAGGTGTTGACGCAAGGCGAAATCAGCCTGAAAGCGAATCGCTGGGTGGTGCTTTTTCCTGAGGGGACGCGCGTCGCTCCCGGAGAGCGCGGACGCTACAACATCAGCGGTGCCAAGCTCGCCGAGCGCACCGGCACCGATGTCCTGCCCATCGCGCACAACTCAGGCGTCTTCTGGGGGCGCCGCGCCTTCACAAAAAGGCCCGGCTGCATTCACCTGGTGGTCGGCGCGCCGATTTCCAGTCAGAATCGCAGCGCGGCCGAGATCAATCGTCTGGCAGAGGACTGGATCGAAACCACAGTG